GGCGAGGTGCCCGACAAGGCGGCGTGCATCAGGTCGCTGGGACAGGTGCTCAAACCCGGCGGGCGGCTGATCTTCCAGGAGATCTTCCTGGATCCGGATCGTCTGGGAGTCTCCGAACTGCGCGCCCTCGTCGAACCGGAGGGTTTCGTGTTCGCATCGGCGACCGGCAGCCGCTGGCGCGACATCGTGGAGTTCACCCGAGCCGACACGAACTAGGGTTGCCCCTCGGGTCAACCGAGGAACAACTTCACCTCCCTTCACGGTTGAGAGAATCATCCACAGAGGGAGGCATTCGGTCATGCGCGAGTACACAACTGTCGCCAGCGCCATTGCCGGACAAGGGTCGTCGTACTCACCAGACCTGCTTGGCGCTGGGCTCGATGTGGTCTTCTGCGGAATCAATCCCGCCGCCACCGCCGCCGTGGACGGCCACAATTTTTCGAATCCCAGCAACCGCTTCTGGGAAGTGCTGTACAGGTCGGGCTTCACCACTGTGCGTTTGCGGCCCGAAGACGAACGCCAGCTGTTGACCTACGGCTGCGGGATCACCGCCGTCGTGATGCGCCCGACAGCCCGCGCCACCGACATACCGACCACCGAGTTCCGGTTGTCTCGCGAAGGCTTCGAACGCAAGATCCGTCAGTTCGAACCCCGCGTGGTCGCGTTTCTGGGCAAGCGCGCGCTAGCCGCGATGCTCGATGACCCACACATCGCGTTTGGACGGCAGGCCGCCGGCTTCGCCGGGGCAACCAGTTGGGTGCTACCCAACCCCAGTGGACTCAACCGGCGCTTCACGCTCGATGCGCTCGTGTCCTCGTATTCGCAGTTGCGCGAGAGCCTGGTCGACGGCCGTTGACGGCGGCCGTGATCAGCGCAATTCTTGAATTTGCATCCCAAATAACGGGAGGTCGATTGTGAGGAATACCATATCGGGATATATCGTTAGTTTAGGTAATCTACTTTTCAGACTTCCTGAGAACACCCCTGTTGATTCGAGGCTGCCCATGACCGTGACCCATGACATCGACCCGCAGCAAGAGCAGCTGGCCCGTCGTATCGAGAACCTCCGCGACAGCGATCCCCAATTCCGCGCGACCCAACCCGATCCCGCGGTAGCCGAACAGGTCTTGCGCCCCGGCCTGCATCTTTCCGAAGCCATCGCGACGTTGATGACCGGATACGCCGAGCGCCCCGCGCTGGGAGAACGTGCGCGCGAGTTGGTCACCGACCACGACGGTCGCACCGTCCTGCGACTGCTCCCCCGTTTCGACACCGTCACATACGGCGAATTATGGTCCCGCACAACATCTGTTGCCGCATCCTGGCACCACGACCCGGCCCATCCCGTCAAGAGCGGCGACTTGGTCGCGACCCTGGGATTCACCAGCATCGACTACACCGTGCTGGATCTTGCGATCATGATCCTCGGGGGCGTCGCGGTGCCGTTGCAGACCAGTGCACCCGCCTCCCAGTGGACCACCATTCTCGCCGAGGCCGAACCCAACACCCTGGCGGTCAGCATCGAATTGATTGGCACCGCACTGGAATCCGTGCTTGCCACCCCAACGGTCAAGCAGGTCGTCGTATTCGACTACACCCCCGAGGTAGATGAGCAGCGCGAGGCGTTCGAGGCCGCCGGTGCACGGCTCGCGGGAACCGGAATCGCCATCGAGACACTCGATTCCGTCGTCACCCGCGGCGCGGAGCTTCCCGCCGCACCGCTCTACGCACCGTCCGCGGGCGATGATCCGCTGGCGCTGCTCATTTACACCTCGGGCAGCACCGGTGCGCCGAAGGGCGCGATGCACAGCGAAAACATCGTGCGCCGCTGGTGGATTCGCGAAGACGTCATGGCCGGAACCGAGAACCTACCCATGATCGGCCTGAACTTCATGCCGATGAGCCACATCATGGGTCGCGGCACCCTCACCGCCACCCTGTCCACCGGTGGACTCGGGTACTTCGCCGCATCGAGCGACATGTCAACGCTTTTCGAGGACATGGAGCTGATCCGTCCCACCGCACTCGCTCTGGTCCCCCGCGTCTGCGACATGGTCTTCCAACGGTTCCAGACCGAGGTGGACCGTCGCCTCGCCGGCGGCCAGGCCGCCGATGCGCAGGCCGTGGCCGCACAGGTAAAGGCCGAGATCCGCGACAACCTCTTCGGTGGCCGCGTGCTGGCGGTCATGGTGGGCTCAGCGCCGCTGTCCGAAGAGCTGGGCGAATTCATCGAATCCTGCTTCGAGTTGCACCTGACCGATGGCTACGGGTCCACCGAGGCCGGCATGGTGTTCCGCGACGGCATCGTGCAGCGACCACCGGTCAACGACTACAAGCTCGTCGATGTGCCCGAACTCGGCTACTTCTCCACCGACAAGCCGCACCCGCGCGGTGAACTGCTCCTGAAGACCGACGGCATGTTCCTCGGTTACTACAAGCGCCCCGAGGTAACCGCCGGCGTCTTCGACGAGAACGGCTACTACATGACCGGCGACATCGTCGCCGAGCTGGCTCCCGACAACATCCAGATCATCGATCGCCGCAACAACGTCCTCAAGCTCTCTCAGGGCGAGTTCGTCGCGGTCGCCACGTTGGAGGCCGAATACGCCAACAGTCCTGTGGTGCATCAGATTTACGTGTACGGCAGCAGTGAGCGGTCCTACCTGCTGGCCGTGGTGGTGCCCACACCGGAGGCCGTGGCCGCCGCGAAGGGCGACGAGGCGGCACTCAAGGCGACCCTGGCCGACTCGCTGCAGGACATCGCCAAGGAGATCCAGCTGCAGTCCTATGAGGTCCCCCGCGACTTCATCATCGAGCCGCAGCCGTTCACCCAAGGCAACGGTCTGCTGACCGGCATCGCCAAGCTGGCACGGCCGAATCTCAAGGCGCACTACGGTGAACGGCTGGAGCAGATGTACGCCGACATCGCCGAGCAGCAGGCTGCCGAGCTTCGGGCGTTGCACGGAGTGGACCCGGACAAGCCCGCGCTGGAAACGGTACTCAAGGCGGCGCAGGCCCTGCTCGGCGTCTCGTCGGCCGAACTGGCCTCGGACGCTCATTTCACCGATCTGGGCGGCGATTCCCTGTCCGCACTGTCCTTCTCGGACCTGCTGCGTGACATCTTCGCGGTCGAGGTGCCCGTCGGCGTGATCGTCAGCGCCGCCAACGACCTCGGCGGTGTCGCGAAATTCATTGATGAACAACGTCATTCGGGCGGCACACGGCCGACCGCCGAGACAGTGCACGGCGCCGGACACACCGAGATCCGTGCCAACGACCTGACCCTGGACAAGTTCATCGACGAGGCCACCCTGCATGCGGCACCGTCGCTTCCGAAGGCCGTCGGGATCCCACACACCGTCCTGCTCACCGGGTCCAACGGCTACCTGGGCCACTACCTGGCACTGGAATGGCTTGAACGCCTGGACAAGACAGACGGCAAGCTGATCGTCATCGTCCGCGGTAAGAATGCCGAGGCCGCCTACCGCCGACTGGAGGAAGCCTTCGACACCGGCGACACGCAGCTGTTGGCGCACTTCCGGTCGCTGGCCGGCAAGCACCTCGAAGTACTGGCCGGCGATATCGGCGACCCCAACCTGGGCCTGGATGCCGACACCTGGCAGCACCTGGCCGACACCGTCGACGTCATCGTGCATCCCGCGGCCCTGGTCAACCACGTACTGCCCTACAGCCAGCTGTTCGGACCGAATGTCGTCGGCACCGCCGAGATCATCAAGCTGGCCATCACCACCAAGATCAAGCCGGTCACCTACCTGTCCACGGTCGCGGTCGCGGCATATGTCGATCCGACAACATTCGACGAAGAGTCCGATATCCGGCTCATCAGCGCGGTGCGTCCGGTGGACGAGCTGTACGCGAACGGCTACGGCAACAGCAAGTGGGCCGGTGAGGTGCTACTGCGCGAAGCACATGACCTGTGCGGTCTGCCCGTGGCCGTCTTCCGCTCCGACATGATCCTGGCCCACAGCCGCTACACCGGACAGCTCAACGTCCCCGACCAGTTCACCCGACTGATCCTGAGCCTCATCGCCACCGGCATCGCACCCGGCTCGTTCTACCAAGCACACGCCACCGGCGAACGCCCGCGTGCGCACTACGACGGATTACCGGGTGACTTCACCGCCGAGGCGATCACCACCCTGGGCACACAGGTACCCGAAGGGAGCGAGGGGTTTGTGACGTATGACTGCGTGAACCCGCACGCCGATGGGATCTCACTGGACAACTTCGTCGACTGGCTCATCGACGCCGGCTACCCCATCCAGCGCATCGACAACTACACCGAATGGTTCAACCGCTTCGACACCGCCATCCGCGGCCTCCCCGAAAAGCAAAAACAGCACTCCCTACTACCGCTACTGCACGCCTTCGAGCAGCCCTCCGGTGCCGAAGACCACGGCGTCGTCCCGGCCAAGCGCTTCCAGCACGCGGTGCAGGTCGCCAAGATCGGTCCGGCCGACCAGAGCGGCAATACCGACATTCCTCATCTGTCGGAGGAACTGATCGTCAAGTACGCCAAGGACCTGGAACAGCTGGGTCTGCTGTAGGTCCGGCTGAGCCCGCCGGCTTACAGAATCCACGGTTTCGTAAGCTGCCGATATGACGATCGACGCCACCGCTGACAACACCAAGGAAGCACGTCGTCAGCGGTTGGGAGAACGCGTCAGGCGTCTCTTCACCGAGGATGCTCAGTTCCGAGCCGCCAAACCCGATACCGGGGTGGATGCTGCCGTCGCCGTGCCCGGCCTGCGGCTCGCGCAGGTGGTCGCCACGATCATGGACGGGTACGCCGACCGTCCTGCACTCGGGCACCGCGCCCAGGAGCTCATCACCGATGGCAGCGGTCGCTCGTCGCTGCGTCCGCTGCCCGAGTTCGAGACCGTCACTTACGGAGAGCTGTGGGGCATGGCCCGCGCGCTGGCCTCCGCCTGGTATCACGATCCACACGCACCGATCCGGACCGGCGACTTCGTGGCGATGCTCGGCTTCACGAGCGTCGACTACACCGCCGTCGACCTCGCCTGCATCCATCTGGGTGCGGTGGCGGTACCGCTGCAGACCAGCGCGCCCGCATCGAACTGGACCGCGATTCTGGCCGAATCAGAACCCTCGGTGCTGGCGGTCAGCGCCGAGTTGCTGGATGCGGCAATCGAGTCGGTGGTGGCCACACCGTCGCTGCGGCACGTCACCGTCTTCGACTATCACGCCGGCGTCGACGCGCAACGCGAGAGCATCGAATCGGCGCAGCGTCGGATCGACGAGGCCGGCCTACCCATCGCCGTCCACGTGATGTCGGCGGTGATCGGGCACGGCCGCGCACTCCCGGATGCCCCGCTGTTCACCGCCGAGGAGGGCACCGACCCCTTGGCACTGGTGATCTACACCTCGGGAAGCACCGGCACCCCGAAGGGAGCCACCTACACCGAGAAGATGGTTGCCAAACCGTGGCTGCGCGCCGATACGCTCAGCTCCAAGGCCGAAATTCCTTTGATCAACCTGAATTTCATGCCGATGAGCCATGTGATGGGCCGCGGCAGCCTGGTCACCGCGCTGGCCTGCGGGGGCCTGGCCTACTTCGCGGCATCCAGCGACATGTCCACTCTGTTCGAGGACATCACCCTGACCCGGCCCACGGTGGTGACGCTCGTTCCCCGGGTATGCGACATGCTCTTTCAGCGTTACCGCAATGAGGTCGAACGCCGAGCCGCGGTGGATCCGACAGCCGATCCGGCCGCTCTCGATGCCGAGGTCAAGTCCGACATCCGCGAGAACCTTTTCGGCGGGCGTGTTTTGACGATCGTCTGCGGCTCAGCCCCGCTCTCCGAAGAGCTGGCCGCCTTCATCGAATCCTGCCTGGATGCCCGCATCACCGATGGTTACGGGTCCACCGAGGCCGGAGTCATCGTGCGCAACGGCCGGATTCAACGCCCACCGGTCATCGACTACAAGCTCGTGGACGTGCCCGAACTCGGCTACTTCTCCACCGACAAACCACACCCGCGCGGTGAGCTGCTGGTGAAGGCGGAGTCGGTGTTCGGCGGTTACTTCAAGCGGCCAGATGTCACGGCCGACGTGTTCGATCCCGACGGGTACTACAAGACCGGAGATATCGTCGCCGAGCTCGAACCCGACAAGATCCAGATCGTGGACCGGCGCAACAACGTGATCAAGCTGTCACAGGGCGAGTTCGTAGCGATCGCCAACCTGGAAGCCGAATACGCCAATAGTCCATTGGTGCAACAAATCTGCGTCTACGGCAGTGGCGAGCGCTCCTATCTGCTGGCCGTGGTCGTACCGACTGCCGAGGCATACGAACAAGGCCAGGGCAACGACGAGCTGCTCAAGCGTCTGATCGCCGAGTCGCTCCAGCAGGTGGCACGCGAGGCCGAACTGCAGCCCTACGAGGTACCCCGCGATTTCCTGATCGAGCCCGAACCGTTCACGGCTGCCAACGGTCTGTTGACCGGCATCGCCAAGCTGGCGCGACCCAAGTTGCACGAGAAGTACGGTGCCCGCCTGGAGCAGATGTACTCCGACATCGCGACCGCCCAGGCTCTTGAACTGCAGGCGCTGCATTCCGCGGGGCACGAGGGCAAGCCCGTTCTGGAGACGGTACAGCGTGCGGTGACGGCACTCTTGGGACTGTCGGCGGCCGAGGTGAGTCCGGACGCACACTTCATCGATCTGGGTGGCGATTCACTATCTGCCCTTGCCTTTTCGGATCTGCTGCGCGACATCTTCGCCGTCGAGATTCCGGTCGGCGACATCGTCAGCGCGGCCAACGATCTGACCGGTATCGCCCGCATCGTCGAGACGCGTCGCGACTCGGGCTCGACCCACTCTCTACCCACCGCCGACTCTGTGCACGGCGCAGGGCACACCGAGATCGGCGCTGCCGACCTGACCTTGGACAAGTTCATCGACGAGGCCACCTTGCACGCCGCGCCGACGGTTCCCCGGGCAGTCGGTATCCCACACACCGTCCTGCTCACCGGGTCCAACGGCTACCTGGGGCGATTCCTTGCCCTGGAATGGCTTGAGCGCCTGGGTAAAACCGGTGGCAAGCTGATCGCCATCGTCCGCGGTAAGAATGCCGAGGCCGCCTACCGCCGCTTGGAAGAGGCCTTCGACAGCGGCGACGCCGAGTTGCTGGCGTACTTCCGGTCGCTGGCCGACAAGCACCTCGAAGTCATTCCCGGGGACATCGGCGACTCCAACCTGGGCCTGGATGCCGACACCTGGCAGCACCTGGCCGACACCGTCGACGTCATCGTGCATCCCGCGGCCCTGGTCAACCACGTACTGCCCTACAGCCAGCTGTTCGGACCGAATGTCGTCGGCACCGCCGAGATCATCAAGCTGGCCATCACCACCAAGATCAAGCCGGTCACCTACCTGTCCACGGTCGCCGTGGCAATCTCGGTGGACCCCAAGGTGTTCGACGAGGACTCGGATATCCGCACCATCAGCGCGGTGCGCCCCCTCGACGAGGGATACGCCAACGGATACGGCAACGCGAAGTGGGCCGGTGAGGTGCTGCTGCGCGAAGCACACGATCTGTGCGGTCTGCCCGTGGCCGTCTTCCGCTCCGACATGATCCTGGCCCACAGCCGCTACACCGGACAGCTCAACGTCCCCGACCAGTTCACCCGACTGATCCTTAGCCTCATCGCCACCGGCATCGCACCCGGCTCGTTCTACCAAGCACACGCCACCGGCGAACGCCCACTCGCCCACTATGACGGCCTGCCTGCGGATTTCACGGCGTCGGCCATCACCGCCCTCGGGCCCATCGAGGGGTTCCACACCTACGATTCGGTGAACCCGCATGCCGATGGGATCTCACTGGACAACTTCGTCGACTGGCTCATCGACGCCGGCTACCCCATCCAGCGCATCGACAACTACACCGAATGGTTCAACCGCTTCGACACCGCCATCCGCGGCCTCCCTGAAACGCAAAAACAGCACTCCCTGCTACCGCTACTGCACGCGTACCGCTATCCGCAGCACGCGCACAACGGTGCCTTCCTGCCCGCGGTCAGGTTTCGCGAAGGCGTCCACACCGCTCAGAACACCGACATCCCTCATCTCACCCGTGATCTCATCGTCAAATACGCGACAGATCTCCGGCAACTCGGACTGCTCTAGTCGCACGAATTTCTGTGCCCTGCTTTCAATTCCGCGCCAATACCGGTAAAAGCACGGATTCGGGTGTGGGCCCGGTGTTAGTGTCCCCGGCATGGGACAGTGGTCGCGCGACGAACTGCAGAACATGTTCGATCACCACCTTCGGGTGGTCGACGAAATAGGCCCCAAGGGTGATTGGGCCAAATACGCCGACCTGTTCTCCGAGAACGCCACCTACATCGAACCGACATACGGCACCTTCGAGGGCCGCGAGTCCATTCGAGAATCGATGGTCAAGACGATGTCGGAGTTCCCCGGCGCGGAGATGCCGCACTACTTCCCCAATTGGCATGTCGTCGACGAGGAGCACGGCTGGATCATCTGCGAGCTGGTCAACAGAATGAAGGACCCTGGTGACGGAAGCATCTGGGAGGCAACCAATATCAGCATCTTCCGTTACGCCGGCGACAACCAATGGGCCAATGAGGAGGACGTGTACAACCCGATGCAGTTCATGATGGCCATCCAGGGTTACGTGCAGCGCAGCAGTGAGCTGGGCTCGCTGTCTCCCTTGGCCGAGACCTTCGGGAAGAACATGGGGTGGCTCGGCTAGCTCGCCGCCAGGAATCGGCCCGCCTTGACCGTGCTGCCGAACCCCTCGATGAAGGTGCCGTAGGAATACACCGGCTGCCCACCCACGATCGTGGCCGCGATCGCGTTGTCATTGCGGCACACCTGCCGAGACACCCCGAATTCCTCCATGTACTGCTCGTGGTACTCCTCCAGCGAATCATCAAGGCCCGCCGGGTCGATCACGGCAATGTCCGCGGTGTCACCTACCCGGAGCCGTCCGGCGTCCAGGCCATACCATTCGCCTAGCTCACCGGTGAGCCGGTGCACCGCGGCTTCCAGCGGCATGAACGGCTTACCGGCCTCGGCAGCCTCTTTGACGCGTTTGAGTAGCCGCAGCCCCGCGTTGTAGAAGGACATGTTGCGTAGGTGGGCGCCGGAGTCGTTGTTACCCAACTGGAAATGCCGGTACTTGATGGCCTCGTTGAGCACGTCGGTGCGGTCGTTGGCAATGGTCGTGTGCCAACGCACCTTTCCGGGGTACTCGGACACCAGATCGAGGAAGGCGTCGACGGGCTGCACCCCGCGCGCATCGGCCACCTGGCCGAAGGACTTCCCGACCACCGATTGGTCTGGGCAGCCGACGATCTCGGTGTCATACATGTCGCGGTTCCAGGCCACCACGCCGTACTTCTGGGCCATCTCCTTGCGGAACCGCCGCCGATACCCCTCGTCCTTGATCAGGTCGACCCGCTGGAGCTGATCGCGGATGTCCAATGCCGCGGTACCGGAGGCGAATTCTTCGAAGATGACCAGATCCATGCCGTCGGAGTACAGATGAAAGGGCACCGCCAGCAGCTGGAAGTTCACCTGGGAACGCAACAGCGGGTTCAAGCCACCGGTCGCCGCCTTGAGAAGCTTGATAACCGAGCGGTTGCTCTTGAGATCGAAGGCAGCCAGCAACGTGGTCTTGAGCGAGCGTCGCCAGGGCCGCGCACCGCTGAGCAGAAAATGCATCACCGTCTC
The nucleotide sequence above comes from Mycobacteroides saopaulense. Encoded proteins:
- the car gene encoding carboxylic acid reductase, which codes for MTIDATADNTKEARRQRLGERVRRLFTEDAQFRAAKPDTGVDAAVAVPGLRLAQVVATIMDGYADRPALGHRAQELITDGSGRSSLRPLPEFETVTYGELWGMARALASAWYHDPHAPIRTGDFVAMLGFTSVDYTAVDLACIHLGAVAVPLQTSAPASNWTAILAESEPSVLAVSAELLDAAIESVVATPSLRHVTVFDYHAGVDAQRESIESAQRRIDEAGLPIAVHVMSAVIGHGRALPDAPLFTAEEGTDPLALVIYTSGSTGTPKGATYTEKMVAKPWLRADTLSSKAEIPLINLNFMPMSHVMGRGSLVTALACGGLAYFAASSDMSTLFEDITLTRPTVVTLVPRVCDMLFQRYRNEVERRAAVDPTADPAALDAEVKSDIRENLFGGRVLTIVCGSAPLSEELAAFIESCLDARITDGYGSTEAGVIVRNGRIQRPPVIDYKLVDVPELGYFSTDKPHPRGELLVKAESVFGGYFKRPDVTADVFDPDGYYKTGDIVAELEPDKIQIVDRRNNVIKLSQGEFVAIANLEAEYANSPLVQQICVYGSGERSYLLAVVVPTAEAYEQGQGNDELLKRLIAESLQQVAREAELQPYEVPRDFLIEPEPFTAANGLLTGIAKLARPKLHEKYGARLEQMYSDIATAQALELQALHSAGHEGKPVLETVQRAVTALLGLSAAEVSPDAHFIDLGGDSLSALAFSDLLRDIFAVEIPVGDIVSAANDLTGIARIVETRRDSGSTHSLPTADSVHGAGHTEIGAADLTLDKFIDEATLHAAPTVPRAVGIPHTVLLTGSNGYLGRFLALEWLERLGKTGGKLIAIVRGKNAEAAYRRLEEAFDSGDAELLAYFRSLADKHLEVIPGDIGDSNLGLDADTWQHLADTVDVIVHPAALVNHVLPYSQLFGPNVVGTAEIIKLAITTKIKPVTYLSTVAVAISVDPKVFDEDSDIRTISAVRPLDEGYANGYGNAKWAGEVLLREAHDLCGLPVAVFRSDMILAHSRYTGQLNVPDQFTRLILSLIATGIAPGSFYQAHATGERPLAHYDGLPADFTASAITALGPIEGFHTYDSVNPHADGISLDNFVDWLIDAGYPIQRIDNYTEWFNRFDTAIRGLPETQKQHSLLPLLHAYRYPQHAHNGAFLPAVRFREGVHTAQNTDIPHLTRDLIVKYATDLRQLGLL
- the mug gene encoding G/U mismatch-specific DNA glycosylase is translated as MREYTTVASAIAGQGSSYSPDLLGAGLDVVFCGINPAATAAVDGHNFSNPSNRFWEVLYRSGFTTVRLRPEDERQLLTYGCGITAVVMRPTARATDIPTTEFRLSREGFERKIRQFEPRVVAFLGKRALAAMLDDPHIAFGRQAAGFAGATSWVLPNPSGLNRRFTLDALVSSYSQLRESLVDGR
- a CDS encoding nuclear transport factor 2 family protein, whose translation is MGQWSRDELQNMFDHHLRVVDEIGPKGDWAKYADLFSENATYIEPTYGTFEGRESIRESMVKTMSEFPGAEMPHYFPNWHVVDEEHGWIICELVNRMKDPGDGSIWEATNISIFRYAGDNQWANEEDVYNPMQFMMAIQGYVQRSSELGSLSPLAETFGKNMGWLG
- a CDS encoding N-acyl-D-amino-acid deacylase family protein, whose protein sequence is MATFDLLVRGGLVFDGTGAPGQAVDVGIRDGKVVAMAPGLSPADADEVIDADGKWVVPGLVDVHTHYDAEILVSPGLGESVRHGVTSVIYGNCSMSAVYADPEDVADLFARVEALPWDAVHSALKEHKDWDGPRGYRRVIESLPLGANVATLIGHSDIRAAVMGLARATDYDERPTSEELSRMRAMVADALDAGFAGLSTDRLRFSKLEGTRFAGRQLPSTYATWREYGALYDVVRRRGAVVQSNLDVEKRPETVMHFLLSGARPWRRSLKTTLLAAFDLKSNRSVIKLLKAATGGLNPLLRSQVNFQLLAVPFHLYSDGMDLVIFEEFASGTAALDIRDQLQRVDLIKDEGYRRRFRKEMAQKYGVVAWNRDMYDTEIVGCPDQSVVGKSFGQVADARGVQPVDAFLDLVSEYPGKVRWHTTIANDRTDVLNEAIKYRHFQLGNNDSGAHLRNMSFYNAGLRLLKRVKEAAEAGKPFMPLEAAVHRLTGELGEWYGLDAGRLRVGDTADIAVIDPAGLDDSLEEYHEQYMEEFGVSRQVCRNDNAIAATIVGGQPVYSYGTFIEGFGSTVKAGRFLAAS
- the car gene encoding carboxylic acid reductase → MTVTHDIDPQQEQLARRIENLRDSDPQFRATQPDPAVAEQVLRPGLHLSEAIATLMTGYAERPALGERARELVTDHDGRTVLRLLPRFDTVTYGELWSRTTSVAASWHHDPAHPVKSGDLVATLGFTSIDYTVLDLAIMILGGVAVPLQTSAPASQWTTILAEAEPNTLAVSIELIGTALESVLATPTVKQVVVFDYTPEVDEQREAFEAAGARLAGTGIAIETLDSVVTRGAELPAAPLYAPSAGDDPLALLIYTSGSTGAPKGAMHSENIVRRWWIREDVMAGTENLPMIGLNFMPMSHIMGRGTLTATLSTGGLGYFAASSDMSTLFEDMELIRPTALALVPRVCDMVFQRFQTEVDRRLAGGQAADAQAVAAQVKAEIRDNLFGGRVLAVMVGSAPLSEELGEFIESCFELHLTDGYGSTEAGMVFRDGIVQRPPVNDYKLVDVPELGYFSTDKPHPRGELLLKTDGMFLGYYKRPEVTAGVFDENGYYMTGDIVAELAPDNIQIIDRRNNVLKLSQGEFVAVATLEAEYANSPVVHQIYVYGSSERSYLLAVVVPTPEAVAAAKGDEAALKATLADSLQDIAKEIQLQSYEVPRDFIIEPQPFTQGNGLLTGIAKLARPNLKAHYGERLEQMYADIAEQQAAELRALHGVDPDKPALETVLKAAQALLGVSSAELASDAHFTDLGGDSLSALSFSDLLRDIFAVEVPVGVIVSAANDLGGVAKFIDEQRHSGGTRPTAETVHGAGHTEIRANDLTLDKFIDEATLHAAPSLPKAVGIPHTVLLTGSNGYLGHYLALEWLERLDKTDGKLIVIVRGKNAEAAYRRLEEAFDTGDTQLLAHFRSLAGKHLEVLAGDIGDPNLGLDADTWQHLADTVDVIVHPAALVNHVLPYSQLFGPNVVGTAEIIKLAITTKIKPVTYLSTVAVAAYVDPTTFDEESDIRLISAVRPVDELYANGYGNSKWAGEVLLREAHDLCGLPVAVFRSDMILAHSRYTGQLNVPDQFTRLILSLIATGIAPGSFYQAHATGERPRAHYDGLPGDFTAEAITTLGTQVPEGSEGFVTYDCVNPHADGISLDNFVDWLIDAGYPIQRIDNYTEWFNRFDTAIRGLPEKQKQHSLLPLLHAFEQPSGAEDHGVVPAKRFQHAVQVAKIGPADQSGNTDIPHLSEELIVKYAKDLEQLGLL